From the Synergistetes bacterium HGW-Synergistetes-1 genome, the window ACATAAAAGTAAATATTAAAAATTCGATAACGATATTTTTAAATTTTGTCATCTTCAACATCTCCTTATATTGATTTACCTGGCAGGAATAATCAAATCTTATTTTTTCAACTTATTTACTATATCCCCTTTAATTTATACATCCTTTTTGCCAAAAATCAAGCTTCTAATTTTAATAAGCATATATTAAACTCTAGTTTCTGAACCTTTCTATTTCTTTATTTTATAGACGTGATATCATAATTTTATCGTTGACCGATCTTGAGACATTACCGGTAAGAAGGGGTGGAGCATCCAATGTCAACAACAGAAGAATTCATGGTCTATCTTACCGATCAACTGAGAGACGCCGGCATAATAACTTACAGGAAAATGTTCGGCGAATATGCTATTTACTGCGATTCCAAAGTTATTGGACTGGTCTGTGACGGGCAGTTTTTTCTTAAAAAAACAGATGCCGGACGTAGGCTTCTTAAAGAAGTATGCGAGGCTCCTGCGTATAATGGTGCAAAACCCTCATTTCTGATAACATCCACTGACGACAGGGAGTATCTGACAAAACTTGTCAGGGCGACCTGCAGTGAATTGCCTTTTCCCAAACAAAAAAAGAAAAAGGTAAAAAATAACTGTCACAACGTGGAGTATGTCTGCTACTGTTCAAAGGTAACAGAAAAAATGATCGCTGAAGCAGTCAGGGATGGAGCCGACTCGCCGGAAAAGGTGATTGCAGCTACAGGCGCTATGAAAAACAGCAACTGCAAAGTCAACAATCCTAAGGGTACCTGATGCTACGGTGAAATAGTCAGGGTGTTTGGAAAACACCTTATAAAACAGGAAGCAAATAAAAGCAAAGAATAAGGAGTGATAATGATGAAAGTAATTGCCCTGAACGGAAGCCCGAGAAAAGAGGGAAACACTGCTTACGCCATTAAGCTGATGGCAGAAGAGCTGAGAAAAGATGGTATAGAAACCGAGATAATAGAGATAGGTCATTTAGCAATTCATGGCTGCACAGGATGCGGCTACTGCACAAATTCAGAAAAGAACGAATGTGTTTTCAAAGATGATCCTGTCAACGAAACGGCTGCAAAGATACGCGGGGCCGACGGACTAATCCTGGCCTCCCCCACTTACTACGCCGGGATAGCCGGTACGATGAAATCATTCCTGGACAGGCTGTTCTATTCAAGTTCCAGACATTTCAAATACAAGGTTGCGACCGCGGTAACAGCCGTAAGGCGTACCGGAGGAATAGACACGCTGCACCAGCTCAACAACTATCTGAGCCTTGCACAGACTGTAACCCCGCCTTCCCAATACTGGACCGTCGTATACGGAAGATCGGAGGGAGAGATGATGCAGGATCTGGAGGGCATGCAGACCATCCGTAAAAATGCAGGGGCTATGGCATGGCTGATAAAGGTCATCAATGAGGGCAAAAAGACCATTCCTCTGCCTGCTGAGGAAAAGCGAGTCTTTACTAATTTCATCCGCTAGTCTTGTCATCCTGACTGCAGAATGGACAAAGATAAAATGAAGAATAACTATTATGCGCAAAGTCTAAACGCCAAAATGTTATGGCAGGTCTATGACACTGCGATACCAAGGATATCCCGGTACCTTGAACAAGAGATAGCCTTTGTACGTGACAGGCTAAAAAAAAATGACGACGTGCTTGAGCTGGCCGCCGGTTATGGCCGGATCATGAAGGAGCTCGCGCCATTTGTGAACAGTATTACCGGCATAGAGATATCCGGCAACAACGTAAGTTTTGGGGAGGAATATCTTAGTGGCATCCCAAATACAGAGTTACTGACGCTGGATGTCCACGATATTGACTACTGCAACCGTTTCGACGCTGTGCTATGCCTCCAGAACGGACTTTCCGCTGTAAGGGCAGATGTCCCGGAGGCTTTTGCAGTAAAAGTAATAAAGGCTCTGAAAAAAGGCGGCAAAGCCTATTTCAGCACTTATCACCCAAATTTCTGGGAACAGAGGGTCGCGTGGTTTCAGGAACAGTCAAGGAAAGGGCTGATCGGAGAGCTCGACATGGAGAAGACAAAAAATGGAGTCATCATTTGCAAAGACGGCTTCCGTGCCACCACACACTCCATAGCCGACCTTGAAAAAATCGGGCGCTCTACGAACTGTCACTGGCAGATATTTGAAGTGGACGATTCAAGCATATTCCTAGTCATTGAGAAATAGAGATGAAAATAGACATGAAAAATGGCTTCGATCAGCGTCGGAGCCATTTTTCATGTCTAACTGTATCTTTTGGTTGTTTCAGTGGTTTCTTTCTTTCAGGAACTGCTTTTTTTGATCCATTTCTTAGAAAGACCTTGGGTAGTTTTTACCTCTTGTTCTTTTGAATTTTAACGCTCTCTTCATAGTTGATTCCACGGCTTCTCTGTTCCGCCATAACAAAATCATAGAGTTCGTCGGAAGCGGCAAGCTTTTCGGGCGCAATAACGCCCTTTTCTTTTATCAGTCCCTTTACGATTGCCTGTGCGAATATCGAGCATGAAAAACCCGTGCAGCGTCCCATAGAGTTTTTCCAGCTCTTCTCGTCAAAGATATCCCAGAGATCCCACGTGTAGGTTACAAAATCCCTTCCTTTGTATCCGGAAACTTCGACCTGCATTATTGTAAGATCCCTGTCGCCCTTTTTCGGCTCCATTTTCCACATTGGAAACAGAAGGTCACAGGCAATATCACGCGGAATTACTTCAACCCCGCCGAGGTTCCGCTTTTCTTCGTCAAATAGTCCCATCTCGCGAAGAAGACGCATCTGTGCCACATGTCCCGGCCATCTCATCGTTCGTTCCTCCATGTTTTTCGCTTTAATGTTTTTTATCAGGGAACGGAGCCCGTCAGTGATGAATGTCTCTAGGAGTCCCGCTTTGGGAAATTCCTTCTCGTAAAGCTCTCCCATCGCCTCGCATACTACAGGGCGGTGGTCCTTTACGTATCTTGCAGGGCGGGTATATTCCTCTATAACATCCGCAGCGGACCAAGTGATCTGATAATTGAAAGGCGGAACAGGTTTATGAGGAATCCCTCCCACGTATATCACTGCATTTTCCACTTCATCCAGAAGATGAGTTCCCCTCCCGATGAGAAAGTTGGACATGCCCGGCGCGACTCCCATATCGGGAACCACAGTGACTCCGTGTTCCTTTGCCAGTCCGTCAAGCTCTTCGAAATCCTCCGGCATAAAGGAGATGTCAGCCATATTTTTACCCGACTTTATGACGATCTCCATCATTTTTCTCCCGAATTTTCCTGGAACTCCGGCAGTCACGATATCCGCATCCCTGACTAACTGGGAAAGGCAAACTGAATCTGTACAGGAACAGACAGCTGTTGTGATTTCAGGGTGATCCTCTCTTATCGATGAAAGCGTGTTTTCGTTAAGATCAACTACAGTTACATCGAAACTCCTGCCCATGTCAGCGGCAATAATACTGCCTACCAGTCCTGCTCCGATCTGAACTGCTTTCATAAGAACACCTCCGCCTGCAGAATATTAACTTTATTTAAGTCTGAATCAGCACCGTAAGTCCCCTGTCATGATCTGCTGTAGTTCCATACGTTTGAATCTTTGAGTGGCTGGGGGTTCCCGGTTATTACTATCCTGTCGTCTTTAAAATCTATTTTTGATATTCTTACAGGGAAAGGGATCCTCTCCCTTTCTATTAGCGGGTTTATTCTTTGAAGAAGCTGTGAAGTCAAGTATTCAGGCTGTTTGACTCCCGCAACGAAGAGCGTGGTGTCTGTTAGACAAAGGCCCTTCTCGTTAAAGGAGAGTTTGGAAAGGACCTCCATCCTTATGTTGAATGTAAAAAGGAATGTTGCAACGTACGATCCTGAGACACGTATGCCGTTCTTTGAAAAATCGCATTCAAGGTTTTTGAATCCCTTAATGTCTTCCATCTCTTTACTCGTGTACTCGGTAAAATCTTTTTCAAGGAGCACGACTTCCCCCCTTGAGTAATGGATCAGGTCTGCAAGCTTGTACTTATGGTTTTCATCATTTTCATTAATTTCGTTTGGAGGCTCTTTCATCATTGCATAGAGTGAAACGCTCTCTATCCTTACACCTTTGATAACTATCCCCGTCGCCTTGGCATAAAGGAAGCTCCCTCCCCCTGTCGCCTGGACTGTAAGTTTTTCAGGGTCGAACTCTTTTACCAG encodes:
- a CDS encoding flavodoxin family protein, yielding MKVIALNGSPRKEGNTAYAIKLMAEELRKDGIETEIIEIGHLAIHGCTGCGYCTNSEKNECVFKDDPVNETAAKIRGADGLILASPTYYAGIAGTMKSFLDRLFYSSSRHFKYKVATAVTAVRRTGGIDTLHQLNNYLSLAQTVTPPSQYWTVVYGRSEGEMMQDLEGMQTIRKNAGAMAWLIKVINEGKKTIPLPAEEKRVFTNFIR
- a CDS encoding class I SAM-dependent methyltransferase yields the protein MKNNYYAQSLNAKMLWQVYDTAIPRISRYLEQEIAFVRDRLKKNDDVLELAAGYGRIMKELAPFVNSITGIEISGNNVSFGEEYLSGIPNTELLTLDVHDIDYCNRFDAVLCLQNGLSAVRADVPEAFAVKVIKALKKGGKAYFSTYHPNFWEQRVAWFQEQSRKGLIGELDMEKTKNGVIICKDGFRATTHSIADLEKIGRSTNCHWQIFEVDDSSIFLVIEK
- a CDS encoding saccharopine dehydrogenase, producing the protein MKAVQIGAGLVGSIIAADMGRSFDVTVVDLNENTLSSIREDHPEITTAVCSCTDSVCLSQLVRDADIVTAGVPGKFGRKMMEIVIKSGKNMADISFMPEDFEELDGLAKEHGVTVVPDMGVAPGMSNFLIGRGTHLLDEVENAVIYVGGIPHKPVPPFNYQITWSAADVIEEYTRPARYVKDHRPVVCEAMGELYEKEFPKAGLLETFITDGLRSLIKNIKAKNMEERTMRWPGHVAQMRLLREMGLFDEEKRNLGGVEVIPRDIACDLLFPMWKMEPKKGDRDLTIMQVEVSGYKGRDFVTYTWDLWDIFDEKSWKNSMGRCTGFSCSIFAQAIVKGLIKEKGVIAPEKLAASDELYDFVMAEQRSRGINYEESVKIQKNKR